GACATAGTAGAGTGGTTTTTGGTGTGTCATGCAGTCCTTTTCTTTTAGGAGCTGTGATTAATTATCACTTGATGAAATTGATATCTGATGAGAGATCTAAATCTATGTTTATGAACGCAAATAAGAACCTCAATAAGTTAATGGAAAGTTTCTACGTGGATAACTGCGTAACAAGTTTAAGCTCGATAACCGAAGTCGAGCAATTCATGTATGATGCGAAACGTGCAATGAGTGAAGGAGCATTTGATCTCAGAGGGTGGGAGAGTTTGCATTCAAAGGTAGGAGAGGTAGATATTGCGGTGCTAGGACTTATATGGGGTAAGAACGATGACACGTTGCGTTTAACTGTTCCCCAAACGGAGAACATTATGAATGAAAAGATTACGAAACGAACAATGCTTTCTTACTTGCACCGCATTTTCGATCCTTTAGGATTTGTCTGCCCCGTTATGTCATTCCTAAACTCTTATTGCAACAAACTTGggtttctaaaattaaatggGAAAATGAGGTTTGTGATAAAATCCAAAATGAATTTAAGAAATGGCTCAGTAATTTGCCAACAATAAGCCAACTCCGTTTTCCTCGTTGGGCATTTAGTTCACCGATTCAAGATACTAGTATAACGTTTCATGTGTTTTGTGACGCCAGTAAGAAAGCATATGTGCGGTGATTTTTGCGCGTGTGGAAGGTGCTTCTCAGATCAACGTGTCATTTGTCGCGGCAAAAGCCAGAGTGGCTCCAGTTACTCCTATGACGATTCCTTGTCTTGAACTCTTAGCTGCCTGTATGGGCGTTAGACTAGCGTGTTCTACTTTTGATTCGCTTAAGATGACTGATAAGAAAGTAACGTATTGGAGCGACTCTAGCACCGTTGTGTTCTGGATCCAGCGTAATTGCCCCTGGGCGCTATTTGTCGAAAACCGtgtcaaagaaataaaaaatatgtcttgCAGCAACAACTGGAAGCACATTCCTGGCGAATTGAATCCGGCGGATCTACCGTCGCGAGGGTGCACAATCGATGCATTATGTAAGACGAATTGATGGAACGGACCGGAGTGTTTAAGAAAGGATGAATCTGAGTGGCCGATTTCAAATGTAGAGTATCATGaagatgaaattaaaaataaaacacgtaAGACAGTGTTACGTATGGCGACTCCACCTAAGGTCACCATACTCTACTCTCTACATTTTTTCTACTCTCGTATACacggtaaatttttaaactttgctttttataataattataaataaatgatcagTTAAAACTATAACAATAACGAtaccaataataaataagtatctctattataaaataattacaaaattgtactAACTAcgtcataatatttaattgtttaaacaaattactaataatattattaataagttaGATAAGGAAGAAAAACAACGATCAGTTGCGtcaaacttataaaattaaacaatagaaATCCGAAGACTGAAATAACATGTAGCACGATTTCACTGTTATACTAATCTATGCTCGACTGCTAGTGACAACGAAAAGTAACCAGAACTAAAAGCTTTTAGCAGCACctgtaacctaacctaactttCATCTCAGACTGTACGAATGTAAATACAGGTGTGACTCAATGATCTCATCCGAAAGGAATGTACAGATCACGCGATGGATCATACGATGCCCAATGCGCAAGACAAGAGAGAAGGGATAGCCGCTATATAAACGACCCTCATCGTCAAGACCACGACTACTTCTACGACTTCTTAACCTGTGGCACATAGAGGACTGAGACTTAGAGAAACGAAGTTAACCTATAAACCAGTCACCACGTGCAAGTTGGCCTTCCGCCTCTTAATTGTTATATcggataaaatattgtataagcaaataaaataaagtgtgAGCCTCAGTGCCTTTGAACAATAAAGTGACGTGGtgttaaataactttaaaacaattataacaaTCACAAGTCTCCACCGATCTACTACACTGAAGGATTGTTAGTAACAAAAGGTTCGAAACAGTAATCCAAATACTGCAACCAAAGTAAGtcgtacaaaatattattaataatatcattttctaACCACTATCACACTAACGCTTTAGATTGCTTAAATAATAGCTTCTACGGGTGCCTTTCTTAATTAACTTTCTTTCAAacaaaatagtaataaataacacaactttgaattaattaaacaaataagaagtgcttgattctaataaatgttattaataattacgaatATATCTCAAGTagattatacattatattgacGGATAAttcacataataattaataaacaaatacgCAAAGCGCTTTCATTCACGTGTAAttctgaataataattatttttttatttacggcATTACTAGTCAACTAATTCTGGTaactgaaatattacattttataaattataatcttaacattaattaataattaagttgATAAAGTGTAACAGCAGAGCTTTTCCCTCCCCACCTTAAGCGCTTCCCATAGAGCGTTCTAAAACTCATTTCCTTGAGCGCTTCTCATAGAGCGTTCTAAAACTCACTTCCTTGAGCGCTTCTCATAGAGCGTTCTAAAATTCATCATCCTTAGCGCCTCCCATAGGGCGTTTTCACAATTACCGTGCTCACCATCTCTCTCTTACCACAATCTATATACACATtatccatttattattaattaaaacacttttattatataactataCACACAAATGCTTTAATATCAATTGACTATACAtgccaataattatttaattaataaacctTAACGccagtttaatttatttattttctaattaatttattacacagaactatataattattaataatcataaacgCCCCTTATATTCAGCTTATAATATCTCATTTATAACTAAAGTACCGCTTTCATTCTGCTATGCCTAAGAGAACGATGAAtctattaaacaaataataacattatttaaacaattaaataactatttaatGCAAAGTAGCGACAGGAGCTCTCTTGTCACCTTTACCGTTTCCCGCATAATAATCTAATTCGCagcaaacaaaattattaataaatttatgtttaacaattaattttatattaactaacTATACTATCtcttcaataaatattcagtaatcTTGCCATCAGCCTTAAATAtcaaatctattatttataacaaagatATCGCTTAATAACCAATCTCTCTAGAAAATCACTAGATTTTCCCTAGACgcttattaatgaaaaatcaaagaaactAATAATCAAACTAGAGTCAGCTATTAATAATCTTCACAAGGGTATTCtaaacaatcaattaatttattaacttcataaataaaacattattaattaacgttatttcacaattatctTATACTTATCTGGAAGCGATAAGATCTGATTCCTCCTAAGATTTGgacctgaaacaaaaataataaattaattaaatgattatcgaaaagcaaaaataaaacgcCATGCTACCAcccttataattataaattaaaattaatatacttacCTTATCATCTTAGCGGCAGATCAATCAGGGTTCTTCCTTATCTATTATCACCCTGTGCGATCAACGACCGCACCGGATCAACCAGGGCCCTTCATTTTCACAAGCGCCCTGCGCGATTAGCGtcctgtttaaaaaaagaccTCTCATAGCGCCCTTCGCGTTAACTAAGCGTACAGGTTTCCGCTCAGCCCCGCTTGTTGACACTTAGGCactaaatacacatatatatattttttttataataattctattactTACTATAGGGCGGTCTGTTCCCCCTTCAactcttttcttctctccATTTTCCATAATCTCAGTTCAATAAACCGCGGAACCTAAACAGGACGTAACAACAGCTAAGGTTACAGATCAAATCTTGGACTCAGAAATCGTGTCAACGCTGTCACAGATGAATAGTATTGAGAAAATTCAATCTTTTTATGTCCCCAGCGTTTCCAACTTCCTTACTGTAGTGAGAGCGATCGCGCGCATAAAGCGGTTTGTtactaattacaaattatacaaaGCCGGAAAACAAGATAGACTGAGTGGGAAGTTATCGAACGATGAGATCAACAATGCTGAAAAGACTATTTTGTCAATCGACCAACGAGAATTGTTTCAGGGGATCGACGACATAAAATTGCGTAATATGAATGTTTTTATCGCTGAAGATGGTCTGATCCGCATGAAATCGAAAATATTGGAACGTGATGATAGCTATACATTTCGTTGTCCAATAGTCCTTCTGGGAGAAAGCACTTTGATTCAAATGATGATTATCGAATTTCACATAAGGTTGGGACACGTGTCTGTCAACGCATTGCTCAGCGCTCTCAGAGAGGAATATTGGATAATACACGGCAGAAAAGTAGCGCGTAGTGTCGTAAGAAAATGTCGTCTGCGCACGACAAAACGCTCAACGTTTGAACGTAGATAAGACTCCACTGCCTATGAATCGCGTTCGCAACGCTCGAGTATTCGAGATTGTAGGAGTAGATTTCGCTAGTCCGTTGTATATGAAAGACGAAGTAAAAGCCTGGATTTGCATTTTCACCTGCGCAGTGTATCGGGCAATACACTTGGAACTCGTGTCAGCCTTGTCCAccgataaatttatagaagcATTTCGTAGATTTGTAGCCAGAAGGGGACGACCGAGTACAGTTTATAGCGACAATGGCACTAATTTTGAAGGTTTTTGTAATTTGTTAAAACGAATTGATTGGATAAAAATCCAAGAGTCTAGTCTAGTGTCTAAAGTAGAGTGGAAGTTTAATCCACTCAGTGCACCCTGGTGGGGAGGATGGTGGGAGCGCTTGATTCGAATTCTGAAATGTATGTTGCGCAAAATACTTGGTAAAGCATGTTTAAGTTATGAAGAGATGCTTACCGTCTTATGTGATTGCGAATCGGTGATTAACGCGCGTCCTTTGACATATTTGTCTGACGATCCTCGTGATCTGGCTCTTATCACTCCTAATTTGTTCTTGCAAGGAATACGTGAGATAGGTTTGCCCGACTGTGATGTCATGGATAGAGAAAAACTAAAAGGTAGATTTAAATATCGACAATTTCTCAAAGAAGAGTTACGTAAAAGATTTAGATCAGAGTATCTTGGACAACTAAAGTATGCATCGGCCAAGAAATTAACCGATGATCGTCAGATAAAACTTGGGGAGATTGTTCTCATCGGTAATGATTGTTCAAAGCGGCTCGAATGGCCACTAGGCCGAATAATAGAACTGTTCCCAGGAAAAGACGGGATAGTAAGAGTTGGGCTGCCGGCACACAGGACGCGTTGATGCGTTACGCGTGACGGAAGACGATGCGATAGCCAATGAAACTCTTGCTTGCccggaaataataaatacataactTCCGTCTCGCGTAAAATGTTGAACTCAATCCAACTTTTGTCGCGTGGTACAGAAACGGAAGTTGGAAGACACGTAATTCTAGTAAATTTTCAGAACTTGCGCGAGACattaccgtgtctcttgaagtatataattttatcattttgtttttattattattttccaaagaAGACATTTGTGCAGTGTACTGTGATCaaataagaaaagatttattatagattGCTATATAAAATGGATGTAAACGAAAtagtaagaaaaataaaatagtatttttaggTTATTTTATACTCATAAAACATAAAcatgttgttaataattattgtagatTCATGTAACAATTAAAACCTGTgtgacaatttatttattatgtacatataatactaaacataattattaaaatattctaatatgtattaataatattaatattttttccaatacaatttttatttttattatattatttaatttaatttatgtttgtaGTGGTGCAATGATTGTAATACCAAAGTGTACAGTGGAGAAGAACATGAAtgttatatagataataacaataaagatgATTACATAGAAAGGTTAATCGCAGAAGTCTTTGTAAGAGAGAGTTTGTGGAACTCTACATTGCCTTACAAGCTTAGAGGTCCAGCAAATATGAAAACATTATGGTCTGAAGTTGATGCTTGTTtaggtaaaattattatctataattattatgtgtatCTATCGAAAGTCTAcatatcgaaaaattattttttaataaatctaattttataacaaactgTATGTAGAGACACCTACTGGAAGCAGccaaataaaatggaaaagttTAAGAGATCGTTTTGTTAAAGAACATTATTTACAATCAGCTTATATACCAAGTGGCAGTGGAGCtgtgaaaagaaaaagcagTTGGCCATTATATGATACTTTACGTTTTCTGATTCCTACAGTAAATTATAGAAggtacatataattttttaatttatgagaatgcaatatacacacacacatatataataaatataggaatatataatagatatagaATTGTTATCTtttgtatgtgtatgtatataattgatatttccatacaatttttatattaaaataatataagtcagtctctctctttttttctctctctctctctctctctctcaattaatttaaaaatttatttcagaactAAAAGTAATCTTGAAAACATACACCCAGATATACAATTATCACTTCCAAATAAATCTGGTTTTTTACTACTAATTCTGGTCTTACTAacacaagagaaaaaataaatgtcgcACAACAAACACAATCAAAAACACAGcaaattagtttattaaaGCCACAATCAACTCAGTCGCAGCAAAATTGTTGTAATTAACATtcatttatcatttctttactttttttattttatattttgctttttctatattttcttattcatattttttttgcagttttttctTCTACTACATCAGATTCTGCCTCAAATTCTGATCTGGGCTTGACAATACCAAAAGGTATGTAGAcatctttaattatatgttcGTTTTTCttatgtgttttaaaatacttttctacATAATATggtatatgtatgtgtatagtTAATGAGGAGTTTACACACGTAGCATCAAAACGATCACATCCTTTGCCTCTTCctctaaaatgtaaaagttagtatataaaaagtaaagtttgtctattatattatattaaacaagaaattttaaattgattttttgtcTTTAGAGAAATCAAAAACCACCGAAAATATGGATACTCGTTTGGaagaagttattttaaaagaattacaaCAAACGAATGAACACGTGAAGCTCgataaaatagaaagtttcgtaaaatatattgaagcGTGTCTTCGAAGTATGACTGCGGATATTTCAAAACgcgtaatgaaaaaaattgcaacattaCTTTTTGAAGAAGACATATAAcaagtttgatttttttaatgacaaatttatgagacaagatatttaatatattacttttgcttttgttaaaaaaatttttaatcttataatttttaattttatttttgtaaaatatcttgaaaCGTCTTTGAAATATGATATCAAAacataattcataattaaaacataagaaaattttagtattatttcttaaaaatacataaaaacgtttaattttaagtttataaaaaaaatttttaatattttaatttcgataagaaagtttttaatacaaaattttagtaaTGTTATTTtgggaaaaataaatataaacataattttataattatatgtttaattttaataaacttttatagatttacaataggtttataatattaatattgtgatgtgtttaattatattatactatgtagtaaaataatttaagtgcaataaaatgttttgtaataaaatgttatatctcTGCATATCTTAtctatcatatatataaaatatttacatatatcttaTGTTATGCATTCTTCTTGCCAAGAAACTTGGCCTTCATTTGTGAAATAATCCGCAAAGGTATTTCTAATTTGTCCAGCATGCCTCGTATAATTGTTGCTACCACAATTTGTAACgttttgtaaattacatatatttacatttcttcTCCATTCTCCTTCAATTATTTGTCCGTTTATAGATATCCTATCAGCGTAATTTTCACCACAATACTGTGACGTATTCATCAAGAAATTGTGCAAACAAACAGTAGCTTTAATTATGGTATCAACTGTTTCAAGACTGGTATTTATagctttataataaatacgccATCGACTTGCTAGTATACCAAATGCATTTTCAACAACATGTCGAGCTCTGCTTAATctatagttaaatattttttgtaacttggttaaattttttgatggaTACGGTCGCATAGTAAATTGAGTTAATTGAAAGGCTTCATCAGCTACGATTACATATGGAACTGTGTGCTTTACACTAATAGCAGATGAATCAGGTAAATCTAATGTGTTGTTATAAAATCGCTGCCCCATTGCAGAATGTTTGAAAATTCCTCCATCGCTATGTCTACCTTGTGCACCGATgtcaacaattaaaaatttgtaggTAGCAGATACAAGTGCCATTAAAACAATACTATGAAAGttcttgtaattataattatagtactGACTTCCTGCTTTCGATGGGCactaaaataacaatttaatctAAAGAGtttgttacaaatattgtataattattaaatttaaaaaacttactATTATTGCAACATGCTTTCCATCTAAAGCACCAATACAATTTGGAAAATCccatatttcttgaaattctTGGGCTATTTCTCGCCATCCATTCTGTGTCGGATTAAATAATACTTCTTTGTAGAGATTATTCCATATAGCCTCACAagtctcttttattatttgtgatgTTGTACTTCTACCAGTTCGATAGCTTAATGCAATTGTATGAAGCCCATCTCCACTTGCTAAATAACTGaaacatatatcatattttttatttaatgtttattttgtaaatgtttcaatgatatttattgtctaattaaaaaatatctaaattgaATGTGTATACATACCGTATTGTCATTGCTAATCTAGCTGCTGCTGGAATTGGAATTCTCCAGTTTGTTTCCATTTTTGTTATGCTTGGTCCTACTTTTGCTAATAAAGTGTCAAACATGGTTGATGTCATTCtcatataactaaaaaatgtCTCATCTCCTTGTAGTCTCATttcatatatcaaattattccAATCTCCTTGCTGCTGTTTTAATCTGAGAATAGGATGTACCCAATACTTCCtttgagatatatttaaatttctcttttctctcttttttttcttttttatatataataagaaaagcaataattttctGCGTTTTAATTTATCCATTTCAGCTATATAATTGagtagtaaattattattacctcTAATTGTAACGCAcaaaaaatcaagataaaatattaattaatatgcttATATAATACTTGCTTCactttaaaagatattttttttaagattaacaattatttaattttaggtTAGAACGTTAGGTTAAAACGGACGAGCTCGTATAGTTTGCGCATGTTACTAGATCTTAACGCGTTCTGTGTGGACACTAGAAAAATTAACGCGTTGCAAGAAGCGACGCGTAACGCATCAACGCGTCCTGTGTGCCGGCAGCCTTGTACGTTTGATTACTGCGACGGGTCAATTGGTGCGACCTGTACAGAGATTGTATCGCTTGGAAGTAGATATCGATATGGAAACGGAGGAACTAcgtaaagtttataatataataagaaagttAAATCTAAGTCAGCTATTCGACACCAAAGTACTAATGAGATAGAACAAGTCCCTAACGATGTAGAGTTAAGTAAAGAAGATGTTCCTACTGTTCCATATAAAACGAGAAGTGGACGTATTGGTAAATACAAGTTAAAAGGTTTTAATTTAGACGTCTTTTTAGATGTTCCCTGCATTTGTGAAACGGGAATATCTAAAAGGTGGGAGGATGTTAAAAGAGCACTAGATTTAAGCTAGCAATACGACGTACTCGCGGCCAATAAGATAGCGTAGATAACTACCGTGGAAGCACAGCGTTGtacagagagaaaaagattctAGACGTGAGGTGGCAGCAGTGTGATTCgccgaagaaaataaaagagtgtgtgtgtgcgagCACTACATCGATTGTCGATCCATGGAAAGATCTTACGTATTATGGATATTAAAGTGGCTCGAAGTAAGGAAATAGTTGTAATTCTTCCTCGTTATCCCGGCTATCCTCTCAAAAGTAACAGGTGCAGTATTCAATTGCAGTGCAATTTGTGTGTACTGATATACTCTCAACGATGtacatataatgttaatattgatttattaatttagtgtattataataatgtgggtagttttccaccaatGAGACACAAATAGACACAGTGTCAGGCACAAAACAGTTGTGTAAAGCCGCTTGTTGGAACATTATGATTCTTAGTACAGCCATAGTTGGCATTCTATAgtgaattttttcttgaaattttactcatatgtatatgtacatacatctgCTTTAATTGCATAGtaagtataatttacaaaaataaattttgaacttcacattttcataaaataatatagtacataaaatataatggtatataaaataatatagtacataaaatataatagtacataaaataatatttccctaatatttgttaaataattggCAGCCTTGAATTGAACACAAATCACCTCGACTCACCTCTTTAGCTGTGTATATTTGTGTCGAGCTGTGTCGTTGTAGGAAAACATTATGTCGAACACTGTGTGAttttgtgtcgcttgtgtctcttggtggaaaactaccgTTATAGCATCAACAACAGAAGAATACGATAATAATACTTTGTCTCTGACAGCATCAAATAATGAGCAACAGTCCACAAGTAATAACGATGCAGGTTTGCAGCAAATTAGTTGCGACGAATTGCTTGTGTAAGTCAGAAGCAAGCATTATTTAATCATAGAATTCCTGCAAACGAAAgaagcaatttaaaaaaaaaagcattatggCAAAAAGTATCCAATCAAATGGGAGgtttgtagaaatatttagtttactGACACTTGATGGCATGCAAGTGATTGTtgataatatgataattaaacttttacttttgttatttgttcTTATTTAGGAGTTGTAGTGCAATCGAAGCAAAGAATAGATGGAGATATCTCCAAGACTGTTATTCGAAggcaaagaaaaaagaaaatgattatatACCAAGTGGATCAGGTGCAGAAGagcttttaaaaagaaaaaatacatttcggTTTAATCAACAGATGACGTTTTTCAACGATGTGATGTTAGGGAAATCTCcgtaagaaaaatgtaaaattttgaaataagagGCTttgatttgtttatatattgaatatacatacatatacatatgtatatacacatttttcaaatgtgCCTATGATATGAGTTcagattaattaatgatagatGGTTATTATTTAAGGGCTGGGTAGGACTTCCGTTTCCGGTGCGTAGTAAGAGCAACACGTGGTTTGGTGGTAAGAGAAAAATTGAGTGAGAAAAGAGAATAGAGATAAGGAGGGAAGGTGAGAGTGAACGAGGTGAGAGTGGAGGTGCGTGTGAGGGGGAGAGAAAGTGGAGAGGCAGAGATAGAAAGAATAGAGGCAaggagagaggaagaaaatAAACAGGCGGTGTAAGGCGCGAAACGTAGGGACTGTAGGGGGGTAAGCAAGTGGCACGAGTCGGGCAGGGAGAAGGTAGGAGATAGAGTGGCGAGCGAAAGTTCAGAAAAGTAACTAGGGAGAGGTAGGTAGAGAGTGCGCAAGCGTGACAGGGAGAAGATGAGTGTGAGAGGAGTAAGGgggaaaataataatgaggGATAGGAGTGTGAGTGTGGATGAGATGTGGAAGAGGAGGAAAGAGAGATGGGAGGGGGAGGAGATGTTCAGGGCATGTAAAAAGACAATGAGGTCGCCGGAGAGAGataaaagagaaggaaagggGATAGAGAATTTGATAAAGGGATTAATGGAGGAgttaaaagaaatgaaaataaatggaaaaaaggCGAacagagttaaaaaaaaaaataacggaGAACATAATAGAAGAAGGAAGGAGGCAAGAGCAGGCGTTGAGGAAGGAGGTAGAGGAGCTAAAGAGAGAGTTGAGGGAAATGAGGGAGAGGGAAAAAAGTTggaagaaggaaagagagaggtgGGAAGAAGGACTAAGAGAGGTGGAAAACAGGGTAAGAAACATGGAAAAAAAtgggagaaagagggagaaaagaagagaaaggagGGGGAGGAAGGGAAGGTGGAAAGTAGGGTAAGGGAATTGGAGGGAAAGATGGAGAGgaggaaaaggaaaaagaggaaaaagaatGTGATAATTAAGGAATTAAAAGTGGGAGAAGGGGGGAGGAGAGAGGGAGTGGAGAGATTAATGGCGGAGATTGGAGCAAGGGTGGAGATAGAGGAAATGAGGGGGCGTCCGTACCGGATAGTCCTGAACAGGCTAAGACTGGCGGCGCCCCCCATCTCGGAGATGCTCGATCCGGAGTTTCTCGGTCAGGTGGTGGAGACCCTCTTCCCCGTAAGGGATGCATGCATCCCCCCGAGGAGGGACCCTCCCCCCTGGACCGGGGACCTGGAAGTTTTAAGAAGGGAGCTCTCCGAGGCAGCTAAGAGACTGGGGGCGGCTGGCAAGGCCCCTGGTCTAGATGGGATCCCTGGTCGAATTTGGGCCTTGGTCTTTGGCGGAGTAGGGGCCCGCCTGAGGAGGTTGTACAACACCTGCCTCAGGACGGGCACCTTCCCCTCGGCGTGGAAAACAGCCAATTTGGCCCTCATCCGCAAAGAGGGGAAGCCGGCGGAGCAGCCTTCTGCTTACAGGCCGATTTGCCTGCTGGACGAGGTCAGCAAGTTATTCGAAAGAGTAATCGCTGACCGAATCGTCCAGCACCTGTCGCGGAACGGCCCCGACTTAAGTGAAGAGCAGTTTGGATTCCGGGAGGGTCGCTCTACTACAGACGCAATTTTGCGCCTGAGGACCCTCTCGGACCAAATTGTAGGGGAGGGAGAGGTGGCACTAGCGGTGTCTTTAGACATCGTGAACGCGTTTAACTCCCTCCCCTGGGACTGGGTGGGGGTGGCCATGGAGCATCATGGCCTCCCCCAATACTTACGGGATGTAGTCTGGGACTACTTCCGCGACAGGACGCTCCAGTATCGTGATCAACTGGAGCGTGTAAGCAGAAGGCCAATGCACTGCGGGGTTCCACAGGGGTCAGTTTTAGGCCCTCTGCTGTGGAACCTCGCGTATGATAGAGTGCTCCGCACGGCGCTTCCCCTGGACTGTCGTCTGCTTTGCTATGCAGACGACACACTTATAGTAGCCCGGGGGAAGAATTGGGTAGAGGCTCGGGACGCGGCCAATGCCGCAACCCGAGCGGTCGTATGCTCCATCAGAGCAATGGGACTGGAGGTCGCCCCGCAGAAGACGGAGGCCCTGTATTTCTACAACAGGGCCATGGGGCGTCCTCCCCCCATCCAAATGTGGGTGGGGG
Above is a genomic segment from Linepithema humile isolate Giens D197 chromosome 6, Lhum_UNIL_v1.0, whole genome shotgun sequence containing:
- the LOC137000726 gene encoding uncharacterized protein, with product MDVNEIWCNDCNTKVYSGEEHECYIDNNNKDDYIERLIAEVFVRESLWNSTLPYKLRGPANMKTLWSEVDACLETPTGSSQIKWKSLRDRFVKEHYLQSAYIPSGSGAVKRKSSWPLYDTLRFLIPTVNYRRTKSNLENIHPDIQLSLPNKSALLFLFYILLFLYFLIHIFFAVFSSTTSDSASNSDLGLTIPKVNEEFTHVASKRSHPLPLPLKCKKKSKTTENMDTRLEEVILKELQQTNEHVKLDKIESFVKYIEACLRSMTADISKRVMKKIATLLFEEDI
- the LOC137000347 gene encoding uncharacterized protein, whose protein sequence is MDKLKRRKLLLFLLYIKKKKKREKRNLNISQRKYWVHPILRLKQQQGDWNNLIYEMRLQGDETFFSYMRMTSTMFDTLLAKVGPSITKMETNWRIPIPAAARLAMTIRYLASGDGLHTIALSYRTGRSTTSQIIKETCEAIWNNLYKEVLFNPTQNGWREIAQEFQEIWDFPNCIGALDGKHVAIICPSKAGSQYYNYNYKNFHSIVLMALVSATYKFLIVDIGAQGRHSDGGIFKHSAMGQRFYNNTLDLPDSSAISVKHTVPYVIVADEAFQLTQFTMRPYPSKNLTKLQKIFNYRLSRARHVVENAFGILASRWRIYYKAINTSLETVDTIIKATVCLHNFLMNTSQYCGENYADRISINGQIIEGEWRRNVNICNLQNVTNCGSNNYTRHAGQIRNTFADYFTNEGQVSWQEECIT